From Theileria annulata chromosome 1, complete sequence, *** SEQUENCING IN PROGRESS ***, one genomic window encodes:
- a CDS encoding ethanolamine phosphotransferase, putative (Tap465h02.q1ca.C.cand.20 - score = 14.22;~SMART 5 transmembrane domains at aa 51-73, 267-286, 291-313, 325-347 and 362-384; pfam:CDP-OH_P_transf (PF01066) at aa 90-257, E()=1.50e-04;~7 probable transmembrane helices predicted for TA09530 by TMHMM2.0 at aa 51-73, 178-200, 232-254, 267-286, 291-313, 325-347 and 362-384): MVFFKRIIPESQLPSLKDYTFKPGNFTFIDNLMLKYFWEPVVNFLPKWLSANLLTLFGGLCVFIMNCLVFYYVPNFKTKSVPKWTSLLSSFLVFFYTTFDGIDGIQARRLGLASPLGQLLDHGTDALVCSFFCYFTFLVKPTGFSHVNTLINVSALINAAAVNWQEENFGTFSYTNSFFIFGVSEPLLAVALILMSDYFFPSFWLSPISKFVTKHKSLKFMLKYLPKDLDFFTPFLYFALSISYFTFFGFPYEMYKLHRNLKKTMKLAMYLLFNCILPTLLIDFLPPSLHVSYSLFASTLGGFGIIFIIISNIRRSERLLFYPEFYPHYMVVLVGYLLVLGRVVLGLKFDALVFKSPYLKPLLTTLTLLGTALSLTKAIRVLYEIKTYLCLPFFTTKRPENRSK; encoded by the exons ATGGTGTTTTTTAAGCGGATCATTCCTGAATCACAACTTCCTTCCTTGAAGGATTATACATTTAAACCAGGAAACTTCACTTTCATAGATAATTTAATGCTCAAATACTTTTGGGAACCAGTAGTTAACTTTCTTCcaaaa TGGTTGTCGGCTAATTTGCTGACGTTGTTTGGAGGATTATGCGTTTTTATAATGAATTGTTTGGTGTTTTACTACGTACCCAACTTTAAGACTAAATCAGTACCGAAATGGACTTCATTACTTAGTTCTTTCCTCGTCTTCTTCTATACA ACATTTGATGGGATTGACGGTATACAAGCTAGAAGATTAGGCCTGGCCTCACCATTGGGACAGCTTTTAGATCATGGAACTGACGCATTAGTTTGCTCATTTTTCTGCTACTTCACCTTCCTAGTTAAGCCGACAGGATTCTCGCACGTTAACACTCTA ATAAACGTATCAGCACTGATTAACGCAGCGGCGGTGAATTGGCAGGAGGAGAATTTCGGAACATTTTCATATACTAACAGTTTCTTCATTTTCGGAGTTTCAGAACCTCTTCTTGCT GTGGCTTTAATATTGATGTCTGACTACTTTTTTCCGTCCTTTTGGCTGTCACCTATCTCCAAATTCGTGACAAAGCATAAGTCCCTTAAGTTCATGCTGAAATACCTGCCCAAAGATTTGGATTTCTTCACtccatttttatattttgcATTATCAAT ATCATATTTCACATTTTTTGGATTCCCATATGAAATGTACAAATTGCACAGGAATCTCAAAAAAACAATGA AGTTAGCAATGTATCTATTGTTTAATTGCATATTACCAACACTGCTGATTGACTTTTTGCCGCCAAGCTTACATGTTTCTTACTCACTTTTCGCATCAACTTTGGGAGGATTCGGAATAATCTTCATAATCATCTCAAACATACGCCGCTCAGAAAGACTGTTATTCTACCCAGAGTTCTACCCGCATTACATGGTGGTGCTGGTAGGATACCTCTTAGTCCTAGGTAGAGTCGTGCTGGGGCTTAAGTTCGACGCCTTGGTGTTCAAAAGTCCATATTTGAAGCCGCTTTTGACCACTTTAACACTATTAGGAACGGCACTCTCACTCACAAAGGCAATCCGTGTACTATATGAAATCAAGACATATTTGTGTCTACCATTCTTCACTACTAAAAGACCTGAAAATAGGTCAAAATAA
- a CDS encoding SfiI-subtelomeric fragment related protein family member, putative (Tap821d03.p1c.C.cand.2 - score = 25.82;~SMART pfam:DUF529 (PF04385) at aa 28-155, E()=4.50e-07): MLKPLDLDILTLKSKSTGLKRLFELFLPFFDFNGVLENGKYTSKEGYGISKIIDGTEDVWTARDESEYATKAFISSSYKKYVVIKLLNGDYEVFHNSRNGHGWREITEDCLYISKIRLFDESGNEVTEPELSHSLISSDFIINLNFKCSKIKYGTHTVWKLANSHDELPQALLVSLKYQHMSLLLKNCKKVVVFINYNIVKNVLQLKPVEVDGDIEMTTENIVYREPFNKIYEANRGLGICSFKLNNEVVWKAKDTSEYAVKIIYSEYLTSKILLIYNNIDYTVLSKSFSETWQDATVHSRDLSKLRFFDDKKNQFDIFDTFFYSDESKIVIYFYCNCSQINYGDKVIWKRKMFQKYPLDISIDLMDNIVDFHFKNGINKYYFTDDGLGRFVLDKTESRC; encoded by the coding sequence ATGCTCAAACCACTTGACTTGGACATACTGACTCTCAAATCAAAAAGTACTGGCCTGAAAAGGCTATTTGAACTGTTTTTACCCTTTTTCGATTTTAATGGAGTACTAGAGAACGGGAAATATACATCCAAGGAAGGCTATGGAATatctaaaataattgatgGAACTGAAGATGTGTGGACTGCACGAGATGAGAGTGAATACGCAACCAAAGCATTTATATCATCTTCGTACAAGAAATACGTCGTAATTAAGTTGCTTAATGGAGACTACGAAGTGTTTCATAACTCCAGAAACGGCCATGGCTGGAGAGAAATAACTGAGGATTGTCTGTACATTAGTAAAATAAGGTTATTTGACGAATCTGGAAACGAAGTAACTGAGCCTGAACTATCACATAGTTTGATTTCATCAGatttcataattaatttgaatttcAAATGTTCTAAGATCAAGTATGGTACTCATACGGTATGGAAGTTAGCAAATTCACATGATGAATTACCACAAGCTTTGTTAGTGAGTTTGAAATACCAACATATGTCACTTCTGCTTAAAAACTGTAAGAAGGTTGTAGTTTTTATCAACTATAACATTGTCAAGAACGTTTTACAGTTGAAACCTGTAGAGGTGGACGGAGATATTGAGATGACAACAGAAAATATAGTGTATCGTGAAccttttaataaaatttatgaagCAAACCGTGGATTGGGAATTTGTTCTTTCAAGCTCAATAATGAGGTTGTTTGGAAGGCAAAGGACACGAGTGAATATGCAGTCAAGATCATCTATTCTGAATATCTAACAAGTAAAATCcttttaatttacaacaACATCGATTACACTGTACTTTCCAAGTCATTTAGTGAGACTTGGCAGGATGCAACAGTTCACAGCCGTGATTTATCAAAACTGAGGTTCTTCGACGACAAAAAGAACCAATTTGACATTTTTGACACATTTTTTTATTCCGATGAGAGCAAAATcgtaatttatttttattgcAACTGTTCTCAGATTAATTACGGGGATAAGGTTATATGGAAGAGGAAGATGTTTCAAAAATACCCTCTTGACATATCAATTGACTTAATGGACAACATTGTAGATTTTCATTTCAAAAAcggaattaataaatactATTTCACGGATGATGGTCTCGGTCGCTTTGTACTAGATAAGACCGAGTCCCGTTGCTAG
- a CDS encoding uncharacterized protein (Tap465h02.q1ca.cand.2 - score = 21.57), translated as MYLETVESKWPDLDSNDLILDRSYSKIFKATYYTRDEIPKDHLPYGLIHNRMKYSKQSPELNSTDTPNDIDPKEWAREIYADAIKYITEPTNPDRVFQWYHDFIVLTNLQIAFHNYYNVESKSSSIFMNIVNRLIDWFLGRELINSEAELESLSLYVGNQTRNLRSYVSKSSHLLIELLIETININQCKILCYRIMPQLFACTGSEKSVFREPAIKNLKLIAARFSKNFDEEILWLLMDQTLNLNKKISSVATSCAFEYLTLTDKKDLDSLDLVKLIDYFELGLNPKTVDAKRGHKKIMAKMSDVLSDKKYASYLNELSLRPTLAKFTKTELPSDLN; from the coding sequence ATGTATTTAGAAACCGTAGAAAGTAAGTGGCCTGATTTGGACAGTAATGACTTGATATTGGACCGTTCATACTCGAAGATTTTTAAGGCCACGTACTATACTCGAGATGAAATTCCTAAAGATCACCTCCCCTACGGTTTAATCCACAATCGTATGAAATATTCCAAACAATCACCTGAACTCAATTCAACAGATACTCCTAATGACATCGATCCTAAAGAATGGGCCAGAGAGATTTATGCCGATgcaattaaatatattacagaaCCAACAAATCCCGATCGTGTATTTCAATGGTACCACGATTTCATTGTCTTAACTAACTTACAAATTGCTTTTCATAACTACTATAACGTTGAAAGTAAATCCAGTAGCATTTTTATgaatatagttaataggTTGATAGATTGGTTCCTTGGTAGggaattaattaatagtgAGGCGGAGCTGGAATCGTTATCATTGTACGTTGGAAATCAGACAAGAAACTTAAGATCATATGTTTCCAAAAGTTCCCATTTGCTTATCGAACTTCTCATTGAAACAATTAATATCAACCAGTGTAAAATTTTGTGTTACAGAATTATGCCTCAGTTGTTTGCTTGTACGGGCTCTGAGAAGTCGGTTTTCAGGGAGCCTGCTATaaaaaatctaaaattaattgcGGCTCGTTTTTCTAAGAATTTTGACGAGGAGATTTTGTGGCTGTTGATGGACCAGACTCTGAATTTGAACAAGAAGATTTCTTCGGTTGCTACTTCCTGTGCTTTTGAGTACTTAACTCTCACTGATAAGAAGGACCTTGACTCCTTGGACCTGGTCAAACTAATTGATTACTTCGAGCTGGGTTTAAACCCGAAGACTGTGGACGCCAAACGGGGTCACAAGAAGATTATGGCCAAGATGTCAGACGTTCTCTCTGACAAGAAATACGCTTCGTACCTCAATGAGTTGTCATTGAGGCCTACCCTAGCTAAATTTACCAAAACTGAACTCCCTTCTGATCtcaactaa
- a CDS encoding SfiI-subtelomeric fragment related protein family member, putative (Tap465h02.q1ca.C.cand.21 - score = 45.52) translates to MDYLKASHNQNNRMVRFPFKLIELDITTGQATPSYSDTPTHTAPHNYYEIGKPYGYKLGDHGSYTCEEGFAIAKLMRGRNLILRAVTSSDYMKRVFISCSAIDYIVIQLFNGNFKIIRNRKDGLGWVKITYKLPDLTKLKLLDESGNEVTEPEFSYGLISTDFIITFNFKCSEIKYDTHTVWKLEDSQEFPEALTISLKYQSILLLFKNDKKTEIVMRHFINNFKWLSPADVDGNIERSITQITYNGDLHKIYEANSNYCIRSFKLNNEIVWKAKDTSEYASAIISSVCYNMNRSILIIRYDKFTLLSKSHGNDWEDVTLNSFDFYQLKFFDENNNKLSIFQCTAEFFGLKLCITFDFNCDHITYKEEKFWERESCGEYPLKLCIDLTTNSVCFFYRSTKIDSYSFKISGPKFLEHKPMTIIDLIEQIRHLTQELTTSKMPIKLFSESINKTIEGFELFNNESEEKMKKFNSLLGLNPNARLDEQLFALMHALSESSIFYRPYINYHMGQTSEELTYILSGKL, encoded by the coding sequence ATGGACTACCTGAAAGCTTCACATAACCAAAACAATCGGATGGTTCGATTCCCTTTTAAGTTAATAGAATTAGATATTACAACTGGCCAGGCAACTCCATCTTATTCAGATACTCCGACTCATACAGCACcacataattattatgaaaTAGGAAAACCATACGGTTATAAACTAGGAGATCATGGGAGTTACACATGCGAGGAGGGGTTCGCAATAGCTAAATTAATGCGGGGtagaaatttaattctCCGAGCAGTAACCTCATCCGATTACATGAAAAGAGTATTTATATCTTGTTCAGCAATAGATTACATTGTAATTCAGCTTTTTAATGgcaattttaaaataattcgTAACCGTAAAGATGGTTTGGGTTGGGTAAAGATTACCTACAAACTTCCAGATCTTACCAAGCTAAAATTGTTAGATGAGTCTGGAAACGAAGTAACTGAGCCTGAATTCAGCTATGGTCTAATCTCAACAGATTTCATAAttacatttaatttcaaatgtTCTGAGATCAAGTATGATACTCATACAGTATGGAAGTTAGAAGATTCACAAGAATTCCCAGAAGCTTTAACAATCAGTCTAAAATACCAGTCAATTTTACTTTTGTTCAAAAATGACAAGAAAACTGAAATTGTTATGAGGCATTTTATCAACAACTTTAAGTGGTTGTCCCCTGCAGATGTGGACGGAAATATTGAGAGATCGATAACACAAATAACATATAACGGTGATCTGCACAAAATTTATGAAGCCAACAGTAACTATTGCATCCGTTCATTCAAGCTGAACAATGAAATTGTTTGGAAAGCAAAGGATACGAGTGAATATGCATCTGCAATTATATCTTCTGTATGTTACAACATGAACAGATCGATATTGATTATAAGGTATGACAAATTCACTTTACTTTCCAAATCACACGGAAACGATTGGGAAGATGTCACTCTTAATAGTTTTGATTTTTACCAACTTAAGTTTTTCGATGAGAACAATAACAAACTGAGCATTTTCCAATGCACAGCTGAATTCTTTGGGCTAAAATTATGCATTACGTTTGATTTCAACTGCGATCATATTACTTACAAAGAGGAAAAGTTTTGGGAAAGAGAAAGTTGTGGCGAATATCCACTGAAATTATGTATTGATTTAACAACAAATTCAGTTTGTTTTTTTTACAGAAGCACCAAAATTGATAGTTATtcctttaaaatttctGGACCAAAATTCCTGGAACATAAACCAATGACCattattgatttaattgAGCAAATTAGACATCTTACCCAAGAACTCACTACATCGAAGATGCCTATAAAACTCTTTTCTGAGAGTATCAATAAAACTATTGAAGGTTTTGAACTTTTTAACAATGAATCTGAAGAAAAGATGAAAAAATTCAATAGTTTATTGGGGTTGAATCCCAATGCTCGTTTGGATGAACAGTTGTTTGCCCTTATGCATGCTTTATCAGAGAGTTCTATATTCTACAGACCATACATTAACTATCACATGGGACAAACATCCGAGGAATTAACTTATATATTATCTGggaaattataa
- a CDS encoding RNA-binding protein (U1 snRNP-like), putative (Tap465h02.q1ca.C.cand.21 - score = 45.52;~SMART ZnF_U1 (SM0451) at aa 1-37, E()=8.47e-07): MPKFYCEYCSIYLTHSSPAGRKQHSQGRKHISAKVEYFQRLVREQFFQPPVFLGQTPPIFPGNFRAINHSLGPPMMGVFPGFAPLQTPNIIPQGMMNGIPGGLPGPIPGVPPVPVPMPAIPVIPTELPNMKIDLNQHNAPSVNSTSTTGAQ; the protein is encoded by the exons atgCCTAAATTTTACTGCGAATATTGCAGCATCTATTTGACTCACAGTTCTCCCGCTGGGAGAAAACAACACTCTCAGGGTCGAAAACATATCAGCGCCAAAGTCGAATACTTTCAAA gaCTTGTTAGAGAGCAGTTTTTTCAACCGCCTGTTTTTCTGGGACAAACCCCTCCTATTTTTCCTGGTAATTTTAGAGCCATAAATCACTCTTTAGGGCCTCCAATGATGGGAGTTTTCCCAGGATTTGCACCTTTGCAAACTCCTAACATTATTCCTCAAGGTATGATGAATGGAATTCCCGGTGGTTTGCCTGGACCAATTCCTGGTGTTCCTCCTGTACCGGTTCCCATGCCTGCAATTCCTGTGATTCCTACCGAGCTTCCAAATATGAAAATTGATCTAAATCAGCACAATGCTCCAAGTGTTAACAGCACATCTACTACTGGTGCTCAGTAA
- a CDS encoding uncharacterized protein (Tap465h02.q1ca.cand.1 - score = 7.05;~SMART 1 transmembrane domain at aa 33-55;~1 probable transmembrane helix predicted for TA09520 by TMHMM2.0 at aa 33-55;~Signal anchor predicted for TA09520 by SignalP 2.0 HMM (Signal peptide probability 0.001, signal anchor probability 0.928) with cleavage site probability 0.000 between residues 47 and 48): protein MRIEDSKENSQKSFMGRLAKAKRSLVRLTKKTINVTGWTVWIIGTAAVTLVGPVIFHYDKECHLLEIQHQLLQAQQSASVPVLN from the coding sequence ATGAGAATTGAAGATTCTAAGGAGAATTCACAGAAATCATTCATGGGCAGACTTGCAAAGGCTAAAAGATCACTGGTAAGACTAACTAAGAAGACAATAAACGTGACCGGGTGGACCGTTTGGATCATAGGAACCGCTGCCGTAACTTTGGTCGGCCCTGTCATTTTCCACTACGATAAAGAATGCCATTTACTTGAAATACAACATCAATTATTACAAGCACAGCAATCAGCTTCCGTTCCAGTTcttaactaa
- a CDS encoding SfiI-subtelomeric fragment related protein family member, putative (Tap465h02.q1ca.C.cand.21 - score = 45.52), translating into MDYLKASHNQNNRMVRFPFKLIELDITTGQATPSYSDTPTHTAPHNYYEIGKPYGYKLGDHGSYTCEEGFAIAKLMRGRNLILRAVTSSDYMKRVFISCSAIDYIVIQLFNGNFKIIRNRKDGLGWVKITYRLPDLLKLKLLDESGNEVTEQEFSYGLISTDFIITFNFKCSEIKYDTHTVWKLEDPQEFPEALTISLKYQSILLLFKNDKKTEIVMRHFINNFKWLSPADVDGNIERSITQITYNGDLHKIYEANSNYCIRSFKLNNEIVWKAKDTSEYASAIISSVCYNMNRSILIIRYDKFTLLSKSHGNDWEDVTLNSFDFYQLKFFDENNNKLSIFQCTAEFFGLKLCITFDFNCDHITYKEEKFWERESCGEYPLKLCIDLTTNSVCFFYRSTKIDSYSFKISGPKFLEHKPMTIIDLIEQIRHLTQELTTSKMPIKLFSESINKTIEGFELFNNESEEKMKKFNSLLGLNPNARLDEQLFALMHALSESSIFYRPYINYHMGQTSEELTYILSGKL; encoded by the coding sequence ATGGACTACCTGAAAGCTTCACATAACCAAAACAATCGGATGGTTCGATTCCCTTTTAAGTTAATAGAATTAGATATTACAACTGGCCAGGCAACTCCATCTTATTCAGATACTCCGACTCATACAGCACcacataattattatgaaaTAGGAAAACCATACGGTTATAAACTAGGAGATCATGGGAGTTACACATGCGAGGAGGGGTTCGCAATAGCTAAATTAATGCGGGGtagaaatttaattctCCGAGCAGTAACCTCATCCGATTACATGAAAAGAGTATTTATATCTTGTTCAGCAATAGATTACATTGTAATTCAGCTTTTTAATGgcaattttaaaataattcgTAACCGTAAAGATGGTTTGGGTTGGGTAAAGATTACCTACAGACTTCCAGATCTTCTCAAGCTAAAATTGTTGGATGAGTCAGGAAACGAAGTAACTGAGCAGGAATTTAGCTATGGTTTAATCTCAACAGATTTCATAAttacatttaatttcaaatgtTCTGAGATCAAGTATGATACTCATACAGTATGGAAGTTAGAAGATCCACAAGAATTCCCAGAAGCTTTAACAATCAGTCTAAAATACCAGTCAATTTTACTTTTGTTCAAAAATGACAAGAAAACTGAAATTGTTATGAGGCATTTTATCAACAACTTTAAGTGGTTGTCCCCTGCAGATGTGGACGGAAATATTGAGAGATCGATAACACAAATAACATATAACGGTGATCTGCACAAAATTTATGAAGCCAACAGTAACTATTGCATCCGTTCATTCAAGCTGAACAATGAAATTGTTTGGAAAGCAAAGGATACGAGTGAATATGCATCTGCAATTATATCTTCTGTATGTTACAACATGAACAGATCGATATTGATTATAAGGTATGACAAATTCACTTTACTTTCCAAATCACACGGAAACGATTGGGAAGATGTCACTCTTAATAGTTTTGATTTTTACCAACTTAAGTTTTTCGATGAGAACAATAACAAACTGAGCATTTTCCAATGCACAGCTGAATTCTTTGGGCTAAAATTATGCATTACGTTTGATTTCAACTGCGATCATATTACTTACAAAGAGGAAAAGTTTTGGGAAAGAGAAAGTTGTGGCGAATATCCACTGAAATTATGTATTGATTTAACAACAAATTCAGTTTGTTTTTTTTACAGAAGCACCAAAATTGATAGTTATtcctttaaaatttctGGACCAAAATTCCTGGAACATAAACCAATGACCattattgatttaattgAGCAAATTAGACATCTTACCCAAGAACTCACTACATCGAAGATGCCTATAAAACTCTTTTCTGAGAGTATCAATAAAACTATTGAAGGTTTTGAACTTTTTAACAATGAATCTGAAGAAAAGATGAAAAAATTCAATAGTTTATTGGGGTTGAATCCCAATGCTCGTTTGGATGAACAGTTGTTTGCCCTTATGCATGCTTTATCAGAGAGTTCTATATTCTACAGACCATACATTAACTATCACATGGGACAAACATCCGAGGAATTAACTTATATATTATCTGggaaattataa